In the genome of Sphingobium baderi, the window TCGTCCCTTCCTCGGCCGCGATAATACGAAGCTGTGTGCTGACCTCCGGGGGGAAATGCCCGCCAATCAACTTGGTCCCCTGTCGGCCGCTCGGCGGGGCCTTGCGGGACACGTCTACCGGCTCGATCGCCGGCGCTGGTGCCGGGGCCGCGTCTCCGTCCGCCTTGGCGCGGTTCAGCACCGCTTGCAGACTGTTTCCGCCCTTCGCCATCACGCCGCCTCCGCTTCATTGTATAGGCGTATAGTTGTATACTCGTATAGCCGGTGGATTTCGTCGGCCGCTGGTCCGTGCGGCTCGAACTCCTGCACGGCCTGGCCTGCGGCTTGGGCGCGGAAAAAGGCTTTGCGGTTGCCGATCGTCACCGGGCAAACCGTCGCGCCCAGCTCCGCCACGGCCTGAATCGCATCGCCGGTTTCCTGACCTTGTGGGGGCACGAAGGTAAGGACCACGGCAAAGGCGCGGTCGAGCTGGCGCACAACGTCGAGCGTGTGCGTCATGCTCATGGTGT includes:
- a CDS encoding ribbon-helix-helix domain-containing protein, with the translated sequence MAKGGNSLQAVLNRAKADGDAAPAPAPAIEPVDVSRKAPPSGRQGTKLIGGHFPPEVSTQLRIIAAEEGTTVQSLLGEALDDLFVKKGRGRITS